One genomic window of Oncorhynchus kisutch isolate 150728-3 linkage group LG26, Okis_V2, whole genome shotgun sequence includes the following:
- the LOC109884399 gene encoding trace amine-associated receptor 13c-like yields METHEDVQYCFQDGNSSCRKALLSTSIYITLYIFFSLISAVTVLLNLMVIISISHFKQLHTTTNLLILSLAVSDLLVGLIVIPVTTVALMEPCWGFGEYFCVFQIYITFLCTSLSLGNLVLISIDRYVAVCDPLLYHSKITTTRMMCCISITWCCCFIYRAAIIKNFVNVLVPGRCLKECFIVEGITWGNIIDLVITMVVPCSIIMTLYMKIFVVARSQARNVFSKESANVSGVKTTRGNKSERKATKTLSIVVFNYFNCWIPFLFVFFFTFVIDNLLSVIIGFLPLVNSLINPIIYAFFYPWFKVTAKHILTLNLRRS; encoded by the coding sequence ATGGAGACACATGAAGATGTTCAATACTGTTTTCAAGACGGAAACTCTTCTTGCAGAAAGGCTTTGCTATCGACATCTATCTACATAACACTGTACATCTTCTTCTCATTGATTTCAGCAGTTACAGTATTGTTGAACCTAATGGTGatcatctccatctctcacttCAAGCAGCTCCACACTACAACCAACCTGctcatcctctctctggctgtgtcagATCTCCTGGTGGGACTGATTGTGATACCAGTAACGACTGTAGCATTAATGGAACCATGCTGGGGTTTTGGagaatatttctgtgtgtttcagATCTACATTACTTTTTTATGTACTTCTTTATCGCTTGGCAATTTGGTCTTGATATCTATTGACCGCTATGTTGCTGTGTGTGATCCCTTATTGTACCACtctaaaataacaacaacaagaaTGATGTGTTGTATATCCATTACCTGGTGTTGTTGTTTCATATACCGTGCTGCTATTATAAAAAACTTTGTCAATGTACTGGTACCCGGTAGGTGTTTGAAAGAATGTTTTATTGTTGAAGGAATAACCTGGGGTAATATCATCGACCTTGTAATTACAATGGTTGTCCCGTGCTCTATTATTATGACACTTTATATGAAAATCTTTGTGGTGGCCAGATCACAGGCCAGAAATGTGTTTTCAAAAGAGTCTGCCAATGTGTCTGGTGTTAAAACTACACGGGGAAATAAGTCTGAGAGAAAAGCAACAAAAACTCTTTCTATTGTTGTTTTCAACTATTTCAATTGTTGGATTCCATTtctatttgttttcttttttacTTTTGTAATTGACAATTTATTATCAGTTATCATCGGCTTTCTGCCTCTTGTTAATTCCTTAATTAATCCAATCATTTATGCTTTCTTTTATCCATGGTTCAAAGTGACGGCTAAACATATTTTAACTCTGAATTTAAGGCGTTCGTAG
- the LOC116357735 gene encoding trace amine-associated receptor 13c-like gives MEKYEDVQYCFQDGNSSCRKALLSTSIYITLYIFFSLISAVTVFLNLMVIISISHFKQLHTTTNLLILSLAASDLLVGLIVIPIMTVAIMESCWGFGEYFCVFQIYITSLCNSLSLGNLVLISIDRYVAVCDPLSYHSKITITRIRCCISITWCCCIIYRAANVQFFVNLQVPSRCLKECTTVEGSIWVNITDLVITMVVPCSVIITLYMKIFVVARSQARKVFSKEAASVSGVKTVQANKSERKAAKTLSIVVFNYFICWIPSLFVFLFFSVLIDNLLAYFISFLAFVNSLINPIIYAFLYPWFKVTAKLILTWKIRRH, from the coding sequence ATGGAGAAATATGAAGATGTTCAGTACTGTTTTCAAGACGGAAACTCTTCTTGCAGAAAGGCTTTGCTATCGACATCTATCTACATAACACTGTACATCTTCTTCTCATTGATTTCAGCAGTTACAGTATTTTTGAACCTAATGGTGatcatctccatctctcacttCAAGCAGCTCCACACTACAACCAACCTGctcatcctctctctggctgCGTCAGATCTCCTGGTGGGACTGATTGTGATACCAATAATGACTGTAGCAATAATGGAATCATGCTGGGGTTTTGGggaatatttctgtgtgtttcagATCTACATTACTTCTTTATGTAATTCTTTATCTCTGGGCAATTTGGTCTTGATATCTATTGACCGCTATGTTGCTGTGTGTGATCCCTTATCGTACCActctaaaataacaataacaagaatCAGGTGTTGTATATCCATTACCTGGTGTTGTTGTATCATATACCGTGCTGCTAATGTACAGTTTTTTGTAAATTTACAGGTACCAAGTAGGTGTTTGAAAGAATGTACTACTGTTGAAGGGTCCATCTGGGTTAATATCACTGACCTTGTAATTACAATGGTTGTCCCGTGCTCTGTTATTATAACACTTTATATGAAAATCTTTGTGGTGGCCAGATCACAGGCTAGAAAGGTATTTTCTAAAGAGGCTGCCAGTGTGTCTGGTGTTAAAACTGTACAGGCAAATAAGTCTGAGAGAAAAGCAGCAAAAACTCTTTCTATTGTTGTTTTCAACTATTTCATTTGTTGGATTCCATCTCTCTTTGTTTTCTTATTCTTTTCTGTTTTAATTGATAATTTATTAGCATATTTCATCAGTTTTCTGGCATTTGTTAATTCCTTAATTAATCCAATAATTTATGCTTTCCTTTATCCATGGTTCAAAGTGACAGCTAAACTTATATTAACCTGGAAGATAAGACGTCATTGA